A single window of Brevundimonas naejangsanensis DNA harbors:
- a CDS encoding crotonase/enoyl-CoA hydratase family protein, with protein sequence MSLIVQQRKGAVMVWTLDRPDRLNALPDLEDGEAFAAACDAVNADSSIRCVVMTGAGRAFSAGGDLKAMKDRRDLFEGSGAAIRERYRRVVHRIVRALYGLEVPLISAVNGPAMGLGCDIAGLGDIRIASERASFGVPFMKLGIIPGDGGSWLLPRNVGYARAAELLFTARSIDAATAEQWGLVNRVVPHEALMDEAMQTADQIAAQPPQALRMAKSLLRQGRDMNFDQMLELSAAMQALAHLTDDHIEGVSAVLEKRTGEFTGN encoded by the coding sequence ATGAGTCTGATCGTCCAACAGCGCAAAGGCGCGGTCATGGTCTGGACGCTGGACCGGCCCGACCGGCTGAACGCCCTGCCGGACCTTGAGGACGGCGAGGCCTTCGCCGCCGCATGCGACGCCGTCAACGCCGACTCCTCGATCCGCTGCGTGGTGATGACGGGCGCCGGACGCGCCTTCTCGGCGGGCGGCGACCTGAAGGCGATGAAGGACCGCCGCGACCTGTTCGAGGGCTCGGGCGCCGCCATCCGCGAACGCTATCGCCGGGTCGTCCACCGCATCGTGCGCGCCCTCTATGGGCTGGAGGTGCCGTTGATCAGCGCGGTCAACGGCCCGGCCATGGGGCTGGGCTGCGACATCGCCGGTTTGGGCGACATCCGCATCGCTTCCGAGCGCGCCAGCTTCGGCGTGCCCTTCATGAAGCTGGGCATCATTCCCGGCGACGGCGGCTCCTGGCTGCTGCCGCGCAACGTGGGCTACGCCCGCGCCGCCGAACTGCTGTTCACCGCCCGCTCGATCGACGCGGCGACGGCCGAGCAGTGGGGCCTGGTCAACCGCGTCGTCCCGCATGAAGCGCTGATGGACGAGGCGATGCAGACGGCGGACCAGATCGCCGCCCAGCCGCCCCAGGCCCTGCGCATGGCCAAGAGCCTGCTGCGTCAGGGCCGCGACATGAATTTCGATCAGATGCTGGAACTGTCCGCCGCCATGCAGGCCCTGGCCCACCTGACCGACGACCACATCGAGGGCGTGAGCGCGGTGCTGGAAAAGCGGACAGGAGAATTTACGGGAAACTGA
- a CDS encoding DUF1289 domain-containing protein — protein sequence MSDASAPSPPRAIASPCVMVCTVDGASGLCLGCLRTLQEIATWSRMTDEGRADVMADLPGRKSRIDPKLLGE from the coding sequence ATGTCCGACGCCTCCGCCCCCTCCCCGCCCCGCGCCATCGCCAGTCCGTGCGTCATGGTCTGCACCGTCGACGGCGCCTCGGGCCTGTGCTTGGGCTGTCTGCGCACGCTGCAGGAGATCGCCACCTGGAGCCGGATGACCGACGAGGGCCGCGCCGACGTCATGGCCGACCTGCCGGGGCGCAAGAGCCGGATCGACCCCAAGCTGCTGGGCGAGTGA
- a CDS encoding retropepsin-like aspartic protease family protein, which translates to MIRFDPRSAVVFAAALASACACAGALMWWEGPAKAYAAVALKEAPSVTRAADGHYWAEATVEGRPMRMLVDTGASAVTLSRADAERLGVRLKPHDFNQTLNTASGQTPAARVLLTSVSVAGVELTSVEALVIDRDMPAALLGMSFLGRLSAFEARPDGLILKG; encoded by the coding sequence ATGATCCGCTTTGACCCGCGCTCTGCTGTCGTTTTCGCCGCCGCCCTGGCGTCGGCCTGCGCCTGCGCCGGCGCCCTGATGTGGTGGGAGGGGCCGGCCAAGGCCTACGCCGCCGTGGCGCTGAAGGAGGCGCCGTCGGTGACGCGCGCGGCCGATGGTCACTACTGGGCCGAGGCGACCGTCGAAGGGCGGCCGATGCGGATGCTGGTCGACACCGGCGCCAGCGCGGTGACGCTGAGCCGCGCCGACGCCGAGCGGCTGGGCGTGCGGCTGAAGCCGCATGACTTCAACCAGACCCTGAACACCGCCTCGGGCCAGACGCCCGCCGCGCGGGTGCTGCTGACGTCCGTGTCGGTGGCGGGCGTCGAGCTGACCTCGGTCGAGGCCCTGGTGATCGACCGCGACATGCCCGCCGCCCTGCTGGGGATGAGCTTCCTGGGCCGGCTGTCGGCCTTTGAGGCGCGGCCCGATGGGCTGATCCTGAAGGGCTGA
- a CDS encoding LD-carboxypeptidase, with protein MQTRPFRIGVVNASSRLEPARGEAIRAWAAAQWPDGAVELVLHPALYDVHGHFGGDDATRARALVETANDPDIDAVWFARGGYGACRIAEAVIPELTAHAWAKRYIGYSDAGSLLAALYRAGFPHVAHGPMASDGSRHDATGLRAVNWLRHGDPASLEPSLLSDPRPAVGFNLTILNELVGTAIEPDLTGHVVMLEEVSEALYRVDRMMFHLTGQASIRRIAGIRLGRVSDVTANDPEFGLTAEEIVRHWCVRSGIPYLGAADIGHDRDNKVVPFGPRG; from the coding sequence ATGCAGACCAGACCGTTCCGAATCGGCGTCGTCAACGCCAGCTCCCGTCTCGAACCGGCGCGGGGCGAGGCGATCCGGGCCTGGGCGGCGGCCCAGTGGCCGGACGGCGCAGTCGAACTGGTCCTGCACCCGGCCCTCTATGACGTCCACGGTCATTTCGGCGGCGACGACGCCACCCGCGCCCGCGCCTTGGTCGAGACGGCCAACGACCCCGACATCGACGCCGTCTGGTTCGCGCGCGGCGGTTACGGCGCCTGCCGCATCGCCGAGGCGGTGATCCCCGAGCTGACCGCCCACGCCTGGGCCAAGCGCTATATCGGCTATTCGGACGCCGGCAGCCTGCTGGCGGCGCTGTATCGCGCAGGGTTTCCCCACGTGGCGCACGGGCCGATGGCCTCGGACGGGTCGCGCCATGACGCCACGGGCCTGCGCGCCGTGAACTGGCTGAGGCACGGCGACCCGGCCTCGCTGGAGCCGTCCCTTCTGAGCGACCCGCGGCCCGCCGTCGGCTTCAACCTGACCATCCTCAACGAACTGGTCGGCACGGCGATCGAGCCGGATCTGACCGGCCACGTCGTCATGCTGGAAGAGGTGTCCGAGGCGCTTTACCGCGTCGATCGGATGATGTTCCACCTGACCGGCCAGGCCTCGATCCGCCGCATCGCCGGCATCCGTCTGGGCCGGGTGTCGGACGTGACGGCCAATGATCCCGAGTTCGGCCTGACGGCCGAAGAGATCGTGCGCCACTGGTGCGTGCGCTCCGGCATCCCCTATCTGGGCGCCGCCGACATCGGCCATGACCGTGACAACAAGGTCGTGCCGTTCGGCCCGCGCGGCTGA
- a CDS encoding UDP-N-acetylmuramate--L-alanine ligase — translation MNKDYFFCGVGGSGMMPLAMIVQAQGGRISGSDRALDQGRTPEKFDWLRAHGVALHPQDGSGVVSADQVVVATGAVEDTVPDIGAARRVGAVIKTRPQLLSELFNAAPTSIGVAGTSGKSTITGMIAWILDQAGRAPTVVNGAVMKNFATPDQPFASALVGGPDLFVAEVDESDGSIARYDPTVAVVSNISLDHKSMEELRELFGGFVGRAATAVLNLDNPETAALAQTLAPGKAITFALGEEEADLSAHDLQPLPTGMTFELRVRGEAARSVTLTVPGAHNVANALAALGAVRALGVGLDQAVAALETFSGIRRRLEVVGTQGGVTVIDDFAHNPDKIAATLKTLHAFDGRLLILFQPHGFGPLKLMQQEFIEGFAGLMRHDDVLLMPEPVYYGGTTDRSVGSEDIAAGVRAAGRRAQALATRADCGDRIVDMARPGDRVVVMGARDDSLSTFAAELLARI, via the coding sequence ATGAACAAAGACTACTTCTTCTGCGGCGTCGGCGGCTCCGGCATGATGCCGCTGGCCATGATCGTTCAGGCGCAGGGCGGCCGCATCTCAGGCTCCGACCGGGCGCTGGATCAGGGACGCACGCCCGAGAAGTTCGACTGGCTGCGCGCCCACGGCGTCGCCCTTCACCCACAGGACGGATCGGGCGTGGTCAGCGCCGATCAGGTGGTGGTCGCCACCGGGGCGGTCGAGGACACCGTGCCCGACATCGGCGCGGCCCGGCGGGTCGGCGCCGTCATCAAGACCCGGCCCCAACTGCTCAGCGAACTGTTCAACGCGGCCCCGACCTCGATCGGCGTGGCGGGCACCAGCGGCAAGTCGACCATCACCGGCATGATCGCCTGGATCCTGGATCAGGCCGGGCGCGCGCCCACCGTGGTCAACGGGGCGGTGATGAAGAACTTCGCCACGCCCGACCAGCCCTTCGCCAGCGCCCTGGTCGGCGGTCCCGATCTGTTCGTGGCCGAGGTGGACGAGAGCGACGGCTCCATCGCCCGCTATGACCCCACGGTCGCCGTGGTCTCGAACATCTCGCTGGACCACAAGTCGATGGAGGAGTTGCGCGAGCTGTTCGGCGGCTTCGTCGGCCGAGCGGCGACGGCGGTGCTGAACCTGGACAATCCCGAGACGGCGGCGCTGGCGCAGACGCTGGCGCCCGGCAAGGCGATCACCTTTGCGCTGGGCGAGGAAGAGGCGGACCTGTCGGCGCACGACCTTCAGCCTCTGCCGACCGGCATGACCTTCGAGCTGCGCGTGCGCGGCGAGGCGGCGCGGTCGGTGACGCTGACCGTGCCGGGCGCGCACAATGTCGCCAATGCTCTGGCGGCGCTGGGCGCGGTTCGGGCGCTGGGCGTCGGTCTGGATCAGGCGGTCGCGGCGCTGGAGACCTTCAGCGGCATCCGGCGGCGGCTGGAGGTGGTGGGAACGCAGGGCGGCGTCACCGTGATCGACGACTTCGCTCACAACCCGGACAAGATCGCCGCCACCCTGAAGACCCTTCACGCCTTTGACGGGCGGCTGCTGATCCTGTTCCAGCCGCACGGCTTCGGTCCGCTGAAGCTGATGCAGCAGGAGTTCATCGAGGGCTTCGCCGGGCTGATGCGGCATGACGACGTGCTGCTGATGCCCGAGCCGGTCTATTACGGCGGCACCACCGACCGCAGCGTCGGCAGCGAGGACATCGCGGCCGGCGTGCGCGCGGCGGGACGTCGGGCGCAGGCGCTGGCGACCCGCGCCGACTGCGGCGACCGCATCGTGGACATGGCCCGGCCCGGCGACCGGGTGGTGGTCATGGGCGCGCGCGACGACAGCCTGTCGACCTTTGCGGCCGAGCTGCTGGCGCGGATCTGA
- a CDS encoding ATP-binding protein: MARIGDFVDASAPMAPDALGAEALARFEAEPETLVIAVADAEGRPVGLIERNAFTLKLAAEFGRALYVRRPISALMDAAPMVVEADASADMLFQSMDAAGLGALLKGFIVVSRGRYVGVGAGLHVLQAGVAIHKRRAEAMADLAQDLVRAEAEARASSRAKSEFLAVMSHEIRTPLNGVLGVAALMERQLTQDDLRPHVRTILDSGASLLRLLTDALDMSRAEAGMLTLEPAPLDLQSVAADLSALWSPRAEEKALELQVEAELTAARWVVGDETRLKQLLNNLIGNALKFTEAGSVAVRLATALDDGRVRLSATVDDSGPGVSDEAARAIFEPFNTGQAGRQGAGAGLGLAICRQIVERMDGALTVERSPQGGARFGFELHLPLAERDARRAEDRQASPTLHETLHVLVVDDHAANRFVAGKVLELFGCTHETAENGRQAVERAAAAPFDLILMDVKMPVMDGVAATRAIRALPGPAAALPILALTANADPRDEAAYLAAGMDGVVQKPIQPDALLNAIRLALSRGEAAKAA; encoded by the coding sequence ATGGCCCGGATAGGAGATTTCGTGGACGCCTCGGCGCCGATGGCGCCCGACGCCCTGGGCGCAGAGGCTCTGGCCCGGTTCGAGGCCGAGCCGGAAACCCTGGTCATCGCCGTGGCCGACGCCGAGGGGCGCCCCGTCGGCCTGATCGAGCGCAACGCCTTCACCCTGAAGCTGGCGGCCGAGTTCGGACGCGCCCTGTATGTCCGGCGCCCGATCTCGGCGCTGATGGACGCGGCGCCGATGGTGGTGGAGGCCGACGCCTCGGCCGACATGCTGTTCCAGTCGATGGACGCGGCCGGGCTGGGCGCGCTGTTGAAAGGCTTTATCGTCGTCTCGCGCGGCCGTTACGTCGGCGTGGGGGCGGGCCTGCACGTGCTCCAGGCCGGGGTGGCCATCCACAAACGCCGCGCCGAGGCCATGGCTGATCTGGCCCAGGACCTGGTGAGGGCCGAGGCCGAGGCCCGCGCCTCCAGCCGGGCCAAGTCCGAATTCCTGGCCGTGATGAGCCACGAGATCCGCACGCCCCTGAACGGCGTTCTGGGGGTCGCCGCCCTGATGGAGCGGCAGCTGACGCAGGACGACCTGCGGCCCCACGTCCGCACCATCCTCGATTCGGGCGCCAGCCTGCTGCGGCTGCTGACCGACGCGCTGGATATGTCACGGGCCGAGGCGGGGATGTTGACGCTGGAGCCCGCACCGCTGGACCTGCAGTCGGTGGCCGCAGACCTGTCGGCCCTGTGGAGCCCGCGCGCCGAGGAGAAGGCGCTGGAGCTGCAGGTCGAGGCGGAGCTGACGGCCGCGCGATGGGTCGTGGGCGATGAGACGCGGCTCAAACAGCTATTGAACAATCTGATCGGCAACGCCCTGAAGTTCACCGAGGCCGGATCGGTCGCGGTGCGGCTGGCGACGGCGCTGGATGATGGACGAGTGCGCCTGTCCGCGACCGTGGACGACAGCGGCCCGGGCGTCAGCGACGAGGCGGCGCGCGCCATTTTCGAGCCCTTCAACACCGGCCAGGCGGGGCGACAGGGCGCCGGCGCCGGGCTGGGCCTGGCCATCTGCCGCCAGATCGTGGAGCGGATGGACGGCGCGCTGACCGTGGAGCGTTCGCCCCAGGGCGGGGCGCGCTTCGGCTTCGAACTGCATCTGCCGCTGGCGGAGCGCGACGCCCGCCGCGCCGAGGATCGTCAGGCGTCCCCGACGCTGCATGAGACCCTGCACGTGCTGGTGGTGGACGACCACGCCGCCAACCGCTTCGTCGCCGGCAAGGTGCTGGAGCTGTTCGGCTGCACTCACGAGACCGCCGAGAACGGGCGCCAGGCGGTGGAGCGCGCGGCCGCCGCGCCGTTCGACCTGATCCTGATGGATGTGAAGATGCCGGTGATGGACGGGGTGGCGGCGACGCGGGCGATCCGCGCCCTGCCCGGCCCCGCCGCCGCCCTGCCCATTCTGGCCCTCACCGCCAACGCCGATCCGCGCGACGAAGCGGCCTATCTGGCGGCGGGGATGGACGGGGTGGTGCAGAAGCCGATCCAGCCCGACGCCCTGCTGAACGCGATCCGGCTGGCGCTGTCGCGCGGCGAGGCGGCGAAGGCGGCCTGA
- a CDS encoding Fe2+-dependent dioxygenase: protein MLLHIPEVFTKAEVKALRQTLDAGPWADGNMTSGHQSASAKKNQQLPEDSPQAREVSALVVQALNANPMFVSAALPHTIFPPLFNRYEGGGEFGTHVDNAIRQRGEHRIRSDLSATLFLSEPEDYDGGELIIEEMYGAQSIKLPAGDLVLYPSKSLHRVTPVTRGARVSSFMWLQSLIRDDADRESLFRLDVAIQRVNLDKGPKDAAVIELTGVYHNLLRRWSEV from the coding sequence ATGCTGCTGCACATCCCCGAAGTCTTCACCAAGGCCGAGGTGAAGGCGCTGCGTCAGACGCTGGACGCCGGTCCCTGGGCCGACGGCAACATGACCTCGGGCCATCAGTCGGCGAGCGCTAAGAAGAACCAGCAACTGCCCGAGGACAGCCCCCAGGCGCGCGAGGTCTCGGCCCTCGTGGTGCAGGCGCTGAACGCCAATCCGATGTTCGTCTCGGCCGCCCTGCCGCACACGATCTTTCCGCCCCTGTTCAATCGCTATGAGGGCGGCGGCGAGTTCGGCACCCACGTCGACAACGCCATCCGACAGCGGGGCGAGCACCGCATCCGCAGCGACCTGTCGGCCACCCTCTTCCTCTCCGAGCCCGAGGACTATGACGGCGGCGAACTGATCATCGAGGAGATGTACGGCGCCCAGTCGATCAAGCTGCCGGCGGGCGACCTGGTCCTGTATCCGTCCAAGAGCCTGCACCGGGTGACGCCGGTCACGCGCGGCGCCCGCGTCTCCAGCTTCATGTGGCTGCAGAGCCTGATCCGCGACGACGCCGACCGCGAAAGCCTGTTCCGCCTCGACGTGGCGATTCAGCGCGTGAACCTGGACAAGGGGCCCAAGGATGCTGCCGTGATCGAACTGACCGGCGTCTATCACAACCTGCTGCGCCGCTGGTCGGAGGTGTGA